One window of the Micropterus dolomieu isolate WLL.071019.BEF.003 ecotype Adirondacks linkage group LG08, ASM2129224v1, whole genome shotgun sequence genome contains the following:
- the myl2a gene encoding myosin regulatory light chain 2a, with translation MAPKKAKKRSAEGANSNVFSMFEQAQIQEFKEAFTIMDQNRDGFIDKNDLRDTFAALGRLNVKQEEIDEMLKEAPGPINFTVFLTMFGEKLKGADPEETILNAFKVFDPEGKGVLRKDYVTQMLTTQADRFSPEEMEQMFAAFPPDVAGNLDYKNLVHIITHGEEKDQE, from the exons ATG GCCCCCAAGAAAGCCAAGAAGAGGTCAGCAGAGGGAGCCAACTCCAACGTGTTCTCCATGTTTGAGCAGGCTCAGATTCAGGAATTTAAAGAG GCTTTCACCATTATGGACCAGAACAGAGATGGCTTTATCGACAAGAATGATCTGAGGGACACTTTTGCTGCTCTAG GACGCCTCAACGTGAAACAGGAAGAGATCGATGAGATGCTCAAAGAGGCTCCTGGCCCAATCAACTTTACCGTCTTCCTCACCATGTTCGGTGAGAAGCTGAAAG GTGCTGATCCAGAGGAGACCATCCTCAACGCGTTTAAAGTCTTTGACCCTGAGGGGAAAGGTGTACTCAGGAAGGACTA TGTGACACAGATGCTAACAACACAAGCGGACCGTTTCTCCCCTGAAGAG ATGGAGCAGATGTTCGCTGCCTTCCCCCCAGATGTGGCAGGGAATCTGGACTACAAGAACCTGGTTCACATAATTACCCATGGAGAGGAAAAGGACCAGGAGTAG